Proteins found in one Acidobacteriota bacterium genomic segment:
- a CDS encoding type II toxin-antitoxin system HicB family antitoxin: protein MKLKVVTHEVEEGGYWAEVPSIPGCATQGDSFEDLLGNLYEAVEGCLSVEARDITVSEKDKIIKIAV, encoded by the coding sequence ATGAAACTGAAAGTCGTGACCCATGAAGTGGAGGAGGGCGGATACTGGGCGGAGGTGCCGTCCATCCCAGGGTGTGCGACCCAGGGAGACTCATTTGAAGATCTGTTAGGCAACCTCTACGAAGCCGTCGAGGGGTGCTTATCTGTCGAGGCCCGGGATATTACTGTCTCCGAGAAGGACAAAATCATCAAGATTGCCGTGTGA
- a CDS encoding peptidyl-alpha-hydroxyglycine alpha-amidating lyase family protein, which translates to MRVGQGDYQYEPVRDWAKLPSGWTFGWIPAIAVDSRDRVYVHSRSEHPMVVFDRDGNFLTSWGEDLLHHAHGLRIDAEDNLYCTEWKGHCVHKLTTDGELQWTLGTPGVPRPPGVPFNLPTNLAIAPDGCLFVSDGYGNAKVHKFSSEGVLLKSWGEPGTGPGQFDLVHDVWVDSEYLVYVCDRSNNRIQIFDGEGNYLREWADPHGPDFVWFDPDETIFVAELRHRVSVLDREGQVLSRWGEKGDGPGQFPGFPHAIWGDSRGDIYVGEVGVNGGLTKFVRV; encoded by the coding sequence ATGCGAGTGGGACAGGGCGACTATCAGTACGAACCCGTGCGCGATTGGGCCAAGCTCCCGTCGGGTTGGACCTTCGGCTGGATTCCCGCCATCGCCGTCGACAGCCGGGACCGGGTCTACGTCCACAGCCGAAGCGAGCACCCCATGGTCGTCTTCGACCGGGACGGAAACTTCCTCACCTCATGGGGAGAGGATCTGCTGCACCACGCTCACGGTCTCCGGATCGATGCCGAAGACAACCTTTACTGCACCGAGTGGAAAGGCCACTGCGTCCACAAACTCACCACCGACGGCGAACTGCAGTGGACCCTGGGCACCCCCGGCGTCCCCCGTCCTCCCGGCGTGCCGTTCAACCTGCCCACGAATCTGGCCATCGCCCCGGACGGCTGCCTGTTCGTCAGCGACGGATACGGCAACGCCAAAGTGCACAAGTTCTCATCCGAAGGCGTGCTCCTGAAGAGTTGGGGCGAGCCGGGCACGGGACCCGGGCAGTTCGACCTGGTCCACGACGTCTGGGTCGATTCCGAATACCTGGTCTACGTCTGCGACCGCTCCAACAACCGGATCCAGATCTTCGACGGCGAGGGAAACTACTTGAGGGAGTGGGCCGATCCTCATGGTCCCGACTTCGTCTGGTTCGATCCGGACGAGACCATTTTCGTTGCCGAACTCCGGCATCGCGTCAGCGTCCTCGACCGGGAGGGCCAAGTGCTTTCCCGCTGGGGTGAAAAGGGGGACGGTCCCGGACAATTCCCAGGCTTCCCCCACGCCATCTGGGGGGACAGCCGGGGCGACATCTACGTCGGCGAGGTGGGCGTCAACGGCGGCCTGACCAAATTCGTCCGGGTGTGA
- a CDS encoding DUF1080 domain-containing protein, with protein sequence MTRTATLLSGILVCFASCAAPDSEPAMEEEAAPMLNTLTDEERAEGWTLLFDGKSLDQWRGFRSQETPEGWEINDDSIHYTGKVRAGDILTREQYGDFDLRLEWKVLEAGNSGIFFRASEEYESLWYTGPEMQVLDDAGHRDGARRETSAGANYALHPPSKDVVRKAGEWNQVGIVAHGNHVEHWMNGEKIVEYELRSEDWKKRVAASKFKDLPHYGLMDAGHIVLQDHSDPVWFRNIKIKKLN encoded by the coding sequence ATGACAAGAACAGCAACCCTGCTCTCGGGAATATTGGTTTGCTTCGCCTCCTGCGCCGCACCCGACTCGGAGCCGGCGATGGAGGAAGAGGCGGCCCCGATGTTGAACACCCTGACCGACGAGGAGCGGGCCGAAGGTTGGACATTGCTCTTCGACGGAAAGAGCCTGGATCAGTGGCGAGGTTTCCGGAGCCAGGAGACTCCGGAAGGATGGGAGATCAACGACGACTCCATCCACTACACGGGAAAGGTCCGGGCCGGGGACATCCTCACCCGCGAACAGTACGGTGATTTCGATTTGCGGCTGGAATGGAAGGTCCTGGAGGCCGGCAACAGCGGGATTTTCTTTCGGGCCAGCGAGGAATACGAAAGCCTCTGGTACACGGGACCGGAGATGCAGGTTCTGGACGATGCCGGCCACCGCGACGGCGCCAGGCGGGAGACCAGCGCCGGCGCCAACTACGCTCTTCACCCCCCCTCGAAGGATGTGGTTCGAAAGGCCGGCGAGTGGAACCAGGTGGGAATCGTCGCCCACGGCAACCACGTGGAGCACTGGATGAACGGCGAGAAGATCGTTGAATACGAGCTGCGTAGCGAGGACTGGAAAAAGCGGGTAGCCGCCAGCAAGTTCAAGGATCTCCCCCACTACGGGCTCATGGACGCGGGTCACATCGTCCTGCAGGACCACAGCGACCCGGTCTGGTTCCGAAACATCAAGATCAAGAAGCTGAACTGA
- a CDS encoding HigA family addiction module antitoxin — MSLPAIHPGKHVAEELKELNMSAAALARNLNVPTNRITEILNERRAITADTALRLGHFFGTSAEFWLNLQKLYELRLAEKKARREIKTLPTLKPQHAHV; from the coding sequence ATGAGCTTGCCTGCAATCCATCCCGGCAAACATGTCGCCGAAGAACTGAAAGAGCTCAATATGAGTGCCGCTGCGCTCGCGCGTAACCTGAATGTTCCTACGAACCGCATTACTGAGATTCTGAACGAACGGAGGGCAATTACCGCCGATACCGCCTTGCGCCTCGGCCACTTCTTTGGCACCAGTGCGGAGTTTTGGCTCAATCTTCAAAAACTCTATGAACTGCGCCTTGCCGAGAAGAAAGCCCGCAGGGAGATCAAGACCTTGCCAACGCTAAAGCCCCAACATGCTCATGTCTGA
- a CDS encoding type II toxin-antitoxin system HicA family toxin: MKRVRGSHHIYVKAGIPTRISVAVHSGALKRGLQKHLMKIAQIKESEP; the protein is encoded by the coding sequence TTGAAGCGAGTCAGAGGCAGCCACCACATCTATGTGAAGGCAGGGATTCCTACCCGTATCTCGGTCGCTGTGCACAGCGGCGCTCTGAAACGTGGTCTGCAGAAGCACCTGATGAAGATCGCTCAAATCAAGGAATCTGAACCATAG
- a CDS encoding M14 family metallopeptidase, whose amino-acid sequence MSRKKEFDFENLPQASKDIYELRMEAPDLTGLAGAVRTTCGDTISPDAITDAIAARLDAGSLSIPVLAVKGASGKGKTLVATAGVHGDEYEGMEAIFRIYEALDPSNLSGAFVAVSVVTLPAFWQATRANPVDGLNMARIFPGSPSGSMSERLAALMLEKVFRHADLYIDLHSSGRNYAMMTLVGYASLGRQAETARAAAECFGAPLVWEHPKVSPGRTLTETLKLEIPSLYTEARGGGRAHPDDVDCYTRGLANLLAFLDMAKLPAAGLEVDYEPLRLCGDGDVDVSMKSGSSGLFFSGARVGMRVREGELLGMIRDLDGTPLEEVRSPQDGVLVMIRTNPRIFAGEVLLVINA is encoded by the coding sequence ATGAGCCGAAAAAAGGAATTCGATTTCGAAAACTTGCCTCAGGCCAGCAAGGACATCTACGAGCTGCGGATGGAAGCACCGGATCTGACCGGCCTGGCCGGCGCCGTTCGGACGACCTGCGGCGACACGATTTCCCCGGACGCGATCACCGACGCCATTGCGGCGCGGCTGGATGCCGGTTCGCTGTCGATCCCCGTCCTGGCGGTGAAGGGCGCCTCGGGAAAGGGAAAGACTCTGGTGGCGACGGCCGGAGTGCACGGGGACGAATACGAGGGCATGGAGGCCATCTTTCGGATCTACGAAGCCCTGGATCCCTCCAACCTGTCCGGGGCCTTCGTCGCCGTGTCGGTGGTGACGCTTCCGGCGTTCTGGCAGGCGACGCGGGCAAACCCCGTGGACGGCCTCAACATGGCCCGCATCTTCCCCGGGTCTCCGTCGGGGTCCATGAGCGAGCGTCTGGCGGCCCTGATGCTGGAGAAGGTCTTCCGTCATGCCGACCTCTACATCGACCTGCACAGCTCGGGCCGGAACTACGCCATGATGACTCTCGTCGGCTACGCCTCCCTGGGCCGGCAGGCCGAGACGGCCCGGGCGGCAGCGGAGTGCTTCGGAGCCCCTTTGGTCTGGGAGCATCCCAAGGTCTCTCCCGGCCGCACTCTGACCGAGACCCTGAAGCTGGAGATTCCGTCCCTTTACACCGAAGCCCGGGGAGGAGGCCGCGCCCATCCCGACGACGTGGATTGCTACACCCGGGGGCTGGCCAATCTGCTGGCGTTTCTCGACATGGCGAAACTCCCCGCGGCCGGTCTGGAAGTGGACTACGAGCCGCTGCGGCTTTGCGGCGACGGCGACGTGGATGTCTCCATGAAGTCCGGAAGCAGCGGACTCTTCTTCTCCGGCGCCCGTGTGGGCATGCGGGTTCGCGAAGGGGAGTTGCTGGGAATGATCCGGGACCTGGACGGAACGCCGTTGGAGGAAGTCCGGAGCCCTCAGGATGGTGTTCTGGTGATGATCCGGACCAACCCGCGCATCTTCGCCGGCGAGGTCCTCCTGGTCATCAATGCTTGA
- a CDS encoding DNA-3-methyladenine glycosylase 2 family protein yields MRRLPPFPGFPMGVLARGSHFQAIARSIAFQQLAAAAANTIYSRVCALTPGPRFPTVEECLELSDEAFRSAGFSAPKTRAVKDLAARCTDGSVRLRSVSRMTDDEIVEMLSSVWGIGEWTAQMFLMFRLGRLDVMPVGDLGVREGARLLDGLDERPVPAVVLERAEVWRPLRSVATWVLYRLCDEARDAGMTA; encoded by the coding sequence ATGCGACGGTTGCCACCCTTTCCGGGCTTCCCGATGGGGGTGCTCGCCCGTGGTTCGCACTTTCAGGCGATCGCCAGGTCGATCGCCTTTCAGCAACTCGCCGCTGCGGCCGCGAACACAATCTACTCGCGGGTGTGCGCTCTGACCCCGGGACCACGTTTCCCCACCGTCGAAGAGTGTCTCGAGCTGTCCGACGAAGCGTTTCGCAGCGCGGGATTCTCGGCCCCGAAAACCCGGGCCGTCAAGGACTTGGCAGCCCGGTGTACGGATGGCTCCGTCCGTCTGCGCAGCGTGTCCCGGATGACGGACGACGAAATCGTGGAGATGTTGTCGTCCGTGTGGGGAATCGGCGAGTGGACGGCGCAAATGTTCCTGATGTTCCGTCTTGGCCGCCTCGACGTGATGCCCGTGGGGGACCTGGGTGTCCGCGAGGGTGCGCGTCTGCTTGACGGGCTGGACGAGCGCCCCGTTCCGGCCGTCGTTCTGGAACGCGCCGAGGTCTGGCGGCCGCTGCGTTCCGTGGCGACCTGGGTCCTCTATCGCCTGTGCGATGAAGCCAGGGATGCCGGCATGACCGCATGA
- a CDS encoding type II toxin-antitoxin system RelE/ParE family toxin: MIISYRDKRTRDFATGKRIKAFSGIERASLLKIDRLEAATALQDLAALPGNRFEALKGDRKGQYSIRINDKWRICFEWPKESSGPENVEIVDYH; this comes from the coding sequence ATGATCATTAGCTACCGCGACAAGCGGACTAGGGACTTCGCCACCGGGAAACGGATAAAGGCTTTCTCCGGTATCGAACGGGCTTCACTCTTGAAGATCGATCGACTTGAAGCGGCAACCGCTCTTCAGGACCTTGCCGCCTTGCCCGGCAATCGTTTCGAAGCACTCAAAGGTGACCGCAAGGGCCAGTACAGCATCCGTATCAATGACAAGTGGCGGATTTGCTTCGAATGGCCGAAGGAATCCTCTGGACCTGAGAATGTAGAGATTGTTGACTACCACTAG
- a CDS encoding Fic family protein — MALAGAAAELEVAAMAALARLAVAGSMVLSIDWFLYGFVRKEAVVTSQIEGTQATLRDVITFEATHRSDRPDDVREVCNYVDALAHARARIADPKGLPLSIRLLCEAHHILMAGVRGENMQPGEIRRSQNWIGGSRPGNARFVPPPPEEVPGALGALERWLHQDSDLPPLVRAGLAHVQFETIHPFLDGNGRIGRLLIALLMEHWGLLDLPLLYLSLAFKRNQPEYYTRLAAVRSDGDWEGWIRFFLDCVREAADDGVRVARELHALVGRDRDRVLVHERATVTAIRLIERLPSRPVVTVAAASDLLGLTAPPTRKAVALLEGLGVLREITGRRRGRAYSYHEYLHILTDDQPLRRTGPGA, encoded by the coding sequence TTGGCCCTGGCCGGCGCGGCGGCCGAGCTCGAGGTCGCCGCCATGGCCGCGTTGGCCCGCCTTGCCGTAGCGGGATCGATGGTGCTGAGCATCGACTGGTTCCTCTACGGATTCGTCCGCAAGGAGGCGGTCGTCACCTCGCAGATCGAAGGGACGCAGGCAACGCTCCGCGACGTGATCACCTTCGAAGCCACGCACCGTAGCGACCGTCCGGACGACGTACGCGAGGTCTGCAACTATGTGGACGCGCTCGCCCACGCCCGCGCGCGAATCGCAGATCCCAAGGGGCTTCCGCTCAGCATCCGCCTCCTGTGCGAGGCGCACCACATCCTGATGGCGGGTGTACGAGGCGAGAACATGCAGCCCGGTGAAATCCGCCGCTCGCAGAACTGGATCGGTGGCAGCCGGCCGGGCAACGCCCGCTTCGTGCCCCCTCCACCAGAGGAGGTGCCGGGCGCGCTCGGCGCGCTGGAACGGTGGCTGCACCAGGACAGCGATCTCCCGCCGCTGGTCCGGGCGGGTCTTGCGCACGTACAGTTCGAGACGATTCATCCGTTCCTCGACGGCAACGGACGCATCGGCCGGTTGTTGATTGCGCTCCTGATGGAGCACTGGGGGCTGCTCGATCTGCCTCTTCTCTACCTCAGCCTGGCATTCAAGCGGAACCAGCCGGAGTATTACACCCGGCTCGCGGCCGTGCGCAGCGATGGCGACTGGGAGGGTTGGATCCGGTTCTTCCTCGACTGCGTGCGCGAGGCCGCCGATGACGGCGTTCGGGTCGCCCGGGAGCTGCATGCGCTTGTCGGGCGCGACCGTGACCGCGTTCTGGTCCATGAGCGTGCGACTGTGACCGCCATCCGGCTGATCGAGCGCCTGCCGTCCCGTCCGGTCGTGACCGTCGCCGCGGCGTCAGATCTCCTCGGCCTCACGGCGCCGCCGACCCGCAAGGCCGTGGCGTTGCTGGAGGGCCTTGGCGTGCTGCGCGAGATCACGGGAAGGCGGCGTGGACGCGCCTACTCCTACCACGAATATCTTCACATCCTGACGGACGACCAGCCCCTTCGAAGAACCGGTCCCGGTGCATGA
- a CDS encoding nucleotidyl transferase AbiEii/AbiGii toxin family protein yields the protein MKPLLLEILRDQPDDFRRRSTVREYLQARILLALHDSGAFSDWAFVGGTALRFLFQLPRYSEDLDFSLANPGENARFEKHMQSVGKDLALEGYDVEILPRPRPPVATAAIKIRGLLYEIGLSPHPSEVIMVKVEIDTNPPRGARTTTRLVRRFVWLNLLHYDRKSLLAGKLRAVLMRKYTKGRDLYDLGWYLADPTWPAPNLVQLNNALRQSGWDAPNVTPANWRGLIRNKLNTIDWEQVLRDVSPFLERRQDMALISRDVLLRLLADP from the coding sequence ATGAAACCCCTTCTGTTGGAGATCCTTCGGGATCAGCCTGATGATTTCCGGCGGCGCAGCACGGTTCGGGAATACTTGCAGGCGCGAATTCTCCTGGCGCTCCATGACTCCGGGGCCTTCAGCGACTGGGCCTTTGTCGGGGGTACGGCCCTGCGGTTCCTGTTCCAGCTTCCCCGTTATTCCGAGGATCTCGATTTCTCCCTCGCCAATCCGGGAGAAAATGCTCGATTCGAAAAGCACATGCAGTCCGTCGGCAAGGATCTTGCACTGGAGGGATACGACGTGGAGATCCTGCCCCGGCCACGCCCCCCGGTAGCGACCGCCGCGATAAAGATACGCGGGCTCCTGTACGAAATCGGTCTGTCTCCCCACCCCAGCGAGGTGATCATGGTGAAGGTCGAGATCGACACCAACCCTCCCCGCGGTGCGCGCACAACGACGCGCCTGGTGCGTCGCTTCGTCTGGTTGAATCTTCTTCACTACGACCGGAAATCGTTGCTGGCCGGCAAGTTGCGTGCCGTGCTGATGCGCAAGTATACGAAGGGGCGTGACCTGTATGACTTGGGTTGGTACCTTGCCGATCCCACTTGGCCGGCTCCGAACCTGGTTCAATTGAACAACGCCCTCCGGCAGTCGGGTTGGGACGCACCCAACGTCACACCGGCAAACTGGCGCGGGCTGATCAGGAATAAATTGAACACGATTGACTGGGAACAGGTTCTTCGGGACGTTTCGCCATTCCTGGAACGCAGACAGGACATGGCTCTGATTTCCAGGGACGTTCTCCTTCGGCTGCTGGCCGACCCGTAG